The following proteins are encoded in a genomic region of Pseudomonadota bacterium:
- a CDS encoding peptidylprolyl isomerase, whose product MPNPTAVFDTSLGTFKAEIYLDKMPVTAGNFLTLAKEGFYDGLHFHRVIKGFMCQFGCPHSRDPKSPRAGTGGPPHGTIQDEHPANAKLSNEPGTLSMANTGQPNSGGSQFFINTVHNHYLDWFTPGASKHPVFGKVTEGTDVLKKIETTPTAAGDRPVTPVKMNKITVVE is encoded by the coding sequence ATGCCAAACCCGACAGCGGTGTTCGACACGAGCCTCGGCACGTTCAAGGCCGAGATCTACCTGGACAAGATGCCCGTCACCGCGGGCAACTTCCTCACGCTCGCAAAGGAAGGTTTCTACGACGGCCTCCACTTTCACCGCGTCATCAAGGGGTTCATGTGCCAGTTCGGCTGCCCGCACAGCCGCGATCCGAAGAGCCCGCGCGCCGGCACCGGCGGCCCGCCGCACGGGACGATCCAGGACGAGCACCCGGCGAACGCGAAGCTCTCCAACGAGCCGGGCACGCTCTCCATGGCGAACACTGGCCAGCCGAACAGCGGCGGCTCGCAGTTCTTCATCAACACCGTGCACAACCACTACCTCGACTGGTTCACGCCGGGCGCGTCGAAGCACCCCGTGTTCGGCAAGGTGACCGAGGGCACGGACGTCCTCAAGAAGATCGAGACGACGCCCACGGCCGCCGGCGACCGACCGGTCACGCCCGTCAAGATGAACAAGATCACGGTGGTCGAGTAG
- a CDS encoding nucleoside deaminase: protein MMVEAFRLAREAMADGRGGPFGAVVVRGGTIVGRGANRVVREADPTAHAEVVAIREACRALGTHDLSGTTIYATCEPCPMCLAAIYWAHIDRIFFAGSHEDASDAGFDDSLIYRELRAPRDARKVPMIEYDRAEAKRLFDEWRANPDRVSY from the coding sequence ATGATGGTCGAGGCGTTCCGGCTCGCGCGAGAGGCGATGGCCGACGGGCGCGGCGGTCCGTTCGGCGCGGTCGTCGTCAGGGGCGGGACGATCGTCGGCCGCGGCGCGAACCGCGTGGTGCGCGAGGCGGATCCGACGGCGCACGCGGAGGTGGTCGCCATCCGCGAGGCGTGCCGCGCGCTCGGGACGCACGATCTGTCCGGCACCACGATCTACGCGACGTGCGAGCCGTGCCCGATGTGCCTCGCCGCGATCTACTGGGCGCACATCGACAGGATCTTCTTCGCGGGCTCGCACGAGGACGCCTCGGACGCCGGGTTCGACGACTCCCTCATCTACCGGGAGCTGCGCGCACCGAGGGACGCCCGCAAAGTTCCGATGATCGAGTACGACCGCGCCGAGGCGAAGAGGCTCTTCGACGAGTGGCGCGCGAACCCGGACCGCGTTTCCTACTGA